The region AAGACGCCCAGAACGACACCGTCTTCAAGCGGACCTGCCTCGAGTCGACGTTCCACCCGGCGTGGGACAAGGTCTACGGTGATCCCGACGACCCGAGCACGGCGATCGTGTTCGGGGAGAAGGGCTCCGGGAAGACGGCGCTCAAGCTGCAGATGGTGCGGCAGTTCGAGCGCCACGCCGCCGACCATCCCGACCGGAAGACGTTCGTCGTCGTGTACGACGACTTCAATCCGTTCCTCGACCGGTTCATCGGCCGCGTCGGGCCGCGGCGACCGGTCGAGAAGGTGCTCGCCCACTGGAAGCTGTGGGACCACATCGACGCCATCCTCACGCTGGCGACGACGCAACTGGTGTCGCAGCTGCTCGATGGCGGCCGCGGCAAGCCGCGCCTCGGGCCGGCCCGGGCCCGCGATCTGGCGCTCCTCGCCGCCTGCTACGACCAGTCGACCGGAGAGACGTTTCCCTCGCGCTGGGCGCGGTTGCGGCGGCTGGTGGGGTACCGGACGTGGCGGGCGACCTGGCCCTGGTGGCTGGGCATCATCGTGCTGACGGTGTTTCTCGGAGCGCTGGCCGTGTCGCTCACCAGGGGAGCCGGCTGGGGTGGGATCGTCCCGTCGGGAGCACCGTGGTGGGTGCCGGTGGCCGTGGTGCTCATCGCCTGGGGGCCGTGGGTCTGGCAGCGGGCACGGGCCTGGTGGACCGCCCGCACGGTGGTCGGCAGCATGCGGACCGGGAACCGCACCGTCGGCCAGCTGACGCAAGCCCTGGCGCGGATGCCGACGGTGGACCTGGCGGGGCAGCCGCTGCCGCGGCATGCCCGCAGCGACGACCGCTATGAACTGCTGGCGAAGTTCCAGGGGATCCTCACGAGCCTCGGCTACGGCGGGATGGTGGTGATCGTCGACCGGGTCGACGAGCCGCACGCCATCAACGGCCAGGCCGACCGGATGCGGCAACTGGTCTGGCCGTTGCTCGACAACAAGTTCCTCAAGTCGCCGGGGCTGGGCTTCAAGCTCCTCCTCCCCGACGAGCTGTATCGGTTCATCGAGCGCGAGGACGAGCAGTTCAACCAGCGTGCCAGGCTCGACAAGCAAAACCTCGTGCCCAACCTGGAGTGGACCGGCGAGACGCTCTACGACATCGCCTCGCAGCGGGTGAAGGCGGCGAGCACGGGCTCGCCCCCGGCGACGCTCGCCCAGCTGTTCGACCCGGCCGTCGACCAGCGCCGCCTGATCGACGGCCTGCGGACGCTGCGCGTGCCGCGGCACTTGTTCAAGTTCCTCCACCGGCTGTGCGTCGCCCACTGCCACTCGCACACCTCCGAGCAGCCGGTGTGGACGATCCCGCTGGAGCGCTTCGAGAAGGAACTGGCGGTGTTCCGGCGCGACCAGGAAGCGTTCGACCGGGGGCTCGCCCCGCGCTGATGGACGCCGACCTGCACACGCTGGCCGTCGGCCGCGATGCGATGGCCTGCCGGTTCGAAGCGGTGTTCAACGCCGGTGAGCCGGACGATGCGACGCAGCGCGGGATCGATGCCCTGGAGGTCGTCGAGGCACTCGAAGCGCGGCTCACGATCCACCGCCCGGGAGGAGAGTTGTCGCGGCTCAATGCCGCCGCCGCCGGAGGCTGGCAGCCGGTCGCCGACGATCTGTTCGCGTTGTTGGAGCGCGCCGACGAATTGTGGCGGCTGACCGACGGTGCGTTCGACATGGCGACCGGGGCGCTGTCGCGCTGTTGGGGCTTTCTCCGCCGCAGCGGCCGCACGCCCGCGGCCGAGGAACTCGCCGCCGCGCTGGCGGTATCGGGGTGGGGGCGGGTCGAACTCGACCGCGCTGGCCGTCGGATCCGCTTCACCACCCCCGGGGTGGAGCTCAATCCGGGCGCGATCGGCAAGGGGTATGCCCTCGACCGTGCCGCCGTGGCCCTCGCCGGCGTGCCGAGCTTCCTCCTCCACGGCGGATCGAGCAGTGTCGTGGCGCGGGGCGTGCAGGGCCCGGCCCTTCCCGGGCGGCGCGGCTGGCGGGTCGGCGTGCGCCATCCGCTCCGCCCGCAGACGCGCCTCGCGACACTCACGCTCGTCGACCGGGCGCTGGGCACGAGCGGTTCGGGAACGCAGTTCTTCATCGACCGCGGCCGCCGCCTCGGCCACATCCTCGATCCGCGGTCCGGGTCGCCGGCCGAGGGGGTGCTGTCGGCGACCGTCCTCGCGCCGAGTGCGGCCGACGCCGACGCCCTGGCGACGGCGGCCTACGTGCTCGGCCCAGCGGGACTCGACCGGATCGCGCCGCCCGGCGGCGCCGTCGCGGCGTTGGTCGCGGTGCCGGCGCGCACGGCCGGTGGCGTGCGGGTCGTGACCGCGAATCTGCCTGACAAAGCAGTCGAATGGAGCACCGAGCCGGGGTTGGAGATCATCCGTGCCTCCTGATCCCGGGGTGGATCGCTGCTGCCCGGCGCGTTGCGCCGGGGTAGACTCGTGTCGAGGCCAGGATGGTCCGGCCGCCGCTCCCCGCCGCCTGTCACGCTGCCGCACATGATCGAGTGGGTCGAGCGGGGTTCCTACCTCGGCATCGTGTTGTTCCTGACCCTGACCGGGATCGGGCTCCCCGTTCCCGAGGAAGTGCCGATCGTCGCCGCCGGCGTCGCCAGCCGCGCCGGGGCGATCCACTGGTATTACGCCCTCCCCGCCTGCCTCATCGGGGCGTTGCTCGGCGACAGCCTGATGTACGCGATCGGCCGGTTTTTCGGGGCCCGGATCCTCAAGGAACACCCCTGGTGGTCGGGATTCCTCACGCCGCAGCGCGAACGGACGATCGAGGACCTCATCCAGCGGCACGGCATCAAGGCATTTTTCGTGGCCCGGTTCCTCGTCGGGCTGCGCAGCCCGTTCTACCTCACCGCCGGGATACTTCGGGTGAAGTACCGCTGGTTCCTGTTCGCCGACCTGATCTGTGCGACGGTGGTGATCGGTGGGTTCTTCGGTTTGTCGTATTTCTTCGGCGACCGGATCTTCGGTCTGATCCGCTCGGCCGAGGCGGGGCTGACGCTCGTCGTCGTGTCGTGCGCCGTCCTCGCCGTGAGCGCGTTTTTCTGGTTCCGCAAGCGGCGGATGCTGCTCCTCGACCAGGATCCAGAGAGGCTCTTCGAGAACCGTGAGCTGATCTTCGGCCCGGCCGCCGACCGGATCACCGACGGGATCGGGTTCGACCCCGGCCGGACCCACGCGGCCGACGACGGGGGCACGGGAGACGATGCCGCGGCAACGCTCGACGGTGCCCGCGGGGACGTGGCCAACGGCCGCGCCGACCACCGCGGCGGGCAATCGCTGCCGCGACTGCCGCTGGAGTGACACCGGCGCCGAACCATCGGCCTCGTTCTGGGCGGTCGTGGCGGTCGTGACGGTGGTGCGGGCGGGCTGCGCCGCGCGGCAGGGCCTGACGGCTGCGGTGAGTTTGCCGGCGTGACGGAGCGACCTAGGTTCTGACGGTGACATTCCGTCGGAGCCTGGCATGGCGTCTTCTCGCACCTCCCCGCGCGGCCCCGGTCGCGTGCTCGTCGTCGACGACGACCGCCGCGCTGCTTCGGCGCTGGCGGAGTGGCTGTGCCGCACCGGCTGGCACGCCCGCGCGGCTGGATCGCGCGGCGAGGCCGAGCGCCTCGTCGGCCGCTGGTCCTGCGACGTGTGTGTGATCGACGGTGGGCTGCCCGACGCGCCGGCGCTGCTCGCGGCGTTGGCCCGTGCCTTGCCCGCAGCCGCCACGCTCGTGATCCGCACCGCCACCGGCCCCGATGCGACTGAGTCGGGGGCCGACGCCGTCGTCGGTCCGCTGCCGGCCGACGCCGATCTCGAGGCGGGGATCAGCGCCGCCCGCGAAGCCGCCCGGCTCCGCGGAAAGACGCATGCCGCTCCGACCGCAACGCCGCTCGGACGCGATCCGGTCTTCCGCCAGGCCTTCGAGACCGCGCTCCGGATTGCGGCGACCGATGCCACGGTGCTCGTCACCGGCGAGAGCGGCACCGGCAAGTCGCTGCTGGCGCGGGCGATCCACGCCGCCAGCCGGCGCGCCGCGCGGCCGCTGGTGGAGGTGTCGTGCGGGAGCCTCGCCGACGGCCTTCTTGACAGCGAGTTGTTCGGCCACGTCGCCGGGGCGTTCACCGGCGCGGTGGCCGACCGCCCGGGCCGGTTCGTCGAGGCCGACGGGGGCACCATCTTCCTCGACGAGATCGCCACGGCGTCGCCGGCGCTGCAGGTGAGGCTGCTGCGCGTCCTCCAGGAACGGCGGCTGGAGCCGGTCGGCAGCGGCCGGACCCGCACCGTCGACACGCGCGTGATCCTCGCGACCCACGAGGATCTCGAGGCCCTGGTGGCGGCGGGGCGGTTCCGCGCCGACCTGTTCTGGCGGGTCAACGTGGTGTCGATCGACCTGCCGCCGCTGCGCGCGCGGCCCGACGACGTTGCCGTGCTGGCCGACCACTTCCGCACCGCCGCCGCCGCCCGGGCCGGACGCGAATCGCTCGGTTTCACGGCGGCGGCCCTGGCGGCGCTGGCCCGCTACCCCTGGCCGGGCAACGTCCGCGAATTGGAGCACGCCGTGCAGCGCGCGGTGTTCCTCGGCCGGTCGCCGTTGATCGATGTCGCCGACCTGCCGCCGGCGATCGCCGCTGCCGGCGGTGGCCAACGTCCGGGGGCGCTCCGCGAGGCGTTGTTCGATCCCGAGCGCCGGCTGATCCTCGAGGCGCTCGAGCGCCACGGCTGGCGGCGCGACGCCGCCGCGCGGCACCTGGGAATCAACCGCACCGCGCTCTACAAGAAGCTCAAGCGATTGGGGATGGATCCGCGTTCGCTGCCGCCGCCGGGGAGCCCCGCCGCCGCCGGCTCCGGGAGCCGCCCGGCCGCAAGCAGCGCCGCCAGGAGCGCGGCGAGCAGGAGCCGGTAGGCGACGAACGGCCACAGCGTCCGCGTCGCGAGGAGCCGCAGCAGCCAGCGGATCGAGAGAAAGCCGACCAGCGCCGCTGTCGCCGTGCCCCAGATCATCGCGGCGCGGGCGTCGGGGGATCCGAGGATCGCCGCGCGCTCTTCGACCGCCTCGAGCACCGCGGCCGCGGTGATCGCCGGCAGCGACAACAGGAACGAGAACCGCGCCGCGGTCGCCCGGTCGAGTCCCGCGAACATGCCCGTCGCGATCGTGATCCCGCTCCGCGACGTGCCCGGGAGCAGCGCCAGCGCCTGGGCGCAGCCCATCGCGAGCGTGTCGCGGAAGGTCACCGCGTCGAGGCCGTGACGACCGTGTTGGCCGTGGCCGGCGCGGCGGCGGGCGACGATCTCGGCCGCGGCCATCACCACCGTGGCCCCGACGAGGGCGGCGATGATCGACTCCAGCGACCGCAGCGGGCCCTTGATGAGGTCCTTGAACAGCAGCCCGCAGACGACGATCGGCACGGTGCCGACGACGATCGCCAGGGCCGTCCGGGATTCGGGGTTGGCCAACGGGCGGCCGCTGGCCAGCGCCGTCAGGCAGCCGCCGGCGAGGCGGCGCAGGTCGCGCCACATGACCGCCACCACCGCCGCCAGGGTGCCGAGCTGGATGACCGCCGAAAACGCCCCGCCGGGGTCCCCCCGGCCGAGCAGGGCGGGCACGATCCGCAGGTGCGCGGTGCTCGAGATCGGCAGGAACTCGGTCAGCCCCTGGACGATCCCGAGGATCACTGCATCGAGGATCGTGAGGCTGCTCATGGCGGATCATGGCGGACGGAGGGAGCCGGGGCCGGAGAGCGAGGGCGGAGGAGGGGGTCTGGATCTTCCCTCGCCTGACGGCGGAGAGCATAATGCCCCATCCGCCGCTCCCCAGCCAGTTGGCCATGGCAGCCGTCATCGTCGACGGTTGCCACCCGATCGACACCAGGCGCCCCACCGGGTGCCGGAGTCGACGGACGCCGCATCGTGTGGGGGCGGGCCTTTCAACCGTCTGCCAGGAGTCGTTCGCCGCATGTTCCGCAATCTCAGCACCGTCGGCCTGCCCCTGTCCGGCCGTCCCAGCGAGCTCATCGAATTGGCCCTCTCGTTCGGCTTCGACGGGATGGACATCGACATCGTCGATTTCCAGCGGCAGGCGGAAATCTTCGGTGTCGAGCACGCCCGCCGGTTGATGGTCAGCGCCCGGCTGAAATCGGGCGTGTTCCAGATTCCCGTCACGCTCGACACCCACGACGAGCGGTTCGACGCGCAGGTGAAGGAGCTCGGCAAGCGGATGGAGTTGGCACGGGCCACCGAGCTGTCGCGGGCCGTCGTGCCCGTGGCCCCGGGCAGCGACAAGCATTCGTTCAAGGACTTCTTCGAGTTGCACCGCAGCCGGTTGAACACCCTCGGCGATCTCGCCGCCTCCCACGGCATCCAGGTCGGGCTGGTGTTGGTGCCGGAGACCGAGCTCCGTGCCGGTCAGTCGCTGCAATTCATCCACACCTACGAGGGCCTGATCGGTCTGGTGGCGGCTTCGCACCCGGCGATCGGTGTCGTCGTCGATGGCTGGGCGCTGGCGGTGACCGGCGAGCCGTTGTCGATCATCGGGCAGATCCCCGCCGGAAAAATCGTCGAGGTGCGGCTCTCCGACGCTCCGCGTGAGACGCCCGGAGCGGAGCTCCATCCCGGCCAACGATTGATGCCCGGGGAGACAGGGGTTGTCGACTCGGCCGCGATTCTCGCGGCGGCCCGTGACGCCGGCTTCGATGGCCCGGTGACGCCGTGGGCCGATCGGCAAACGCTCGTCGGCCGGGGGCGCGAGAAGATCGTGCGCCTCTCTGGCGACCGCCTCGATGCGGCGTGGCGCGCCGCCGGTCTGCCGATCACACCGCGCTGGTTCGCACCGGTCGTCCGCGAACCGGGGCGGATCGGCGACGAGGGGGGCCCGGCCCCGGTCCCCGGCAGCGGCGCGGTGCCGAGCCGCGGCCCGGCGACCTGAGCTTTGGCCCCGTTGGCCTCCGCTCCTTCCACGGCCTCTACGGCGGTCGATCCCGCTCGGCCCGCGGGAGGTGGGGTGTCGGGGCGTCAGGCCCCTTCGCGGATCCACTGGATTTTCGGCGAGCCGGCGCCGTCGCTGGTCGCGCCGCGCGCGAATTCCGAGACGTAGCGGAGCGTCTGCGCCGGGCGGTCTGGATCGCGGAAGGCGTCGCCCTTCTGGAGGATCGGGAGCTGGTCGGGCATTCCACCGAATGCGCGCGATCCGGCGGCCTGGCAGGGGAACCACCATCCCTCGCCCGACCCGTCGACGAGGTGGAACTCCGGGTAGCAATGCCCCTCGACCCATACCGTCCTGGCCGGCACTGCCATCGCGCGCGCCATCGCGATGAACAGGCAGGTCAGCTCCTCGCAATCGCCCCAACCGTCGGCGAGCGCCCGGGCGGCGCCCTTGAGGGGGCCGTTGCGGTACTCGACCTTCTCGCGGACGGTGTCGTACAGCGCCTCGACCAGTCCCCAGCCCTCGCGATCGGCGGCGGTGGCCTTGGCGAGCTTGACGATCCGCGGATGGCGGCTCTCGATGTACGGGCTCGGGGCGAGGTAGGGCCGGAGCTCGCGGGACGGTTTTTCAGGAATGCGGAGGGCGCTGATGTCCTCGGGCGCCACGAGCGCCGCCCGGTCGAGTTCGAACGTCACCAGCGCCCGGGCCCGTTCGCCGGCCGGGAGGTCTGGTATCTCGACGACCAGCTGCTTCACGCCACCGGGCAGGCTCCGGTAGCGCAGCGTGCGGACATCAGGGGACAGGTCTTCGCCCGCAACCTCGACGCGCTGCTCGGGCCATGAATCGGGGACCGGCATCGTGGCGTACAGGCCGCGCACGGCACCGCCCACGGCCGTCACCATCATCCCGACCTTGTAGCGCTGTCGGCGGACGTCACCGAGCGACGGCCCACCGGGGCGCGGGGCTGCATCGGCAAACTGGGCCCGCGCTGGGCGGGCCAGCGCACCGCAGCCCGCGAGCGTCCCGAGGATCATCGAGGCGCGCCGCGGCAGGCGTGTGGCGCTGCCGGGCAGCGGTCTGCGTTCGGCCATCGTTTTCTCCCGGAGCGCTCGCCCTCCCCGTGCCGTCGGTGGCGGTGCCGATCGGCGTGCCGGCCGGCGGGGCGAACGCCGACCGCACGTCGCGGCCCAACCGAGGTATCGGCCAGACACATGCGTCAGGCCCGGGTGCCGGGCGCCCCTTTCGGTCGGGCAAACTCCGGAAACAGGGCAAAGCGATCGATTGTTCGCTGCCGCCTCCGCTGATATACTCAGGGATTCCCGTTTTTTGGGAGTTTTTCCGGGCGGAAGGTCTGCCCGCTTCCCTGCTTTCCCACACCCCCCACCCTCCCCACTCCCCACCAGCATGGTCAACCGCAACCTCATCCGCGAATTGGAGATCGGCGACGAACTGGACCAGGAAATCGATCTGGCGATGTCGGGCACCGACGGCGACGCCTACGAGGGGGGTGGGGCCTCGCTGTCGGTCAATTCGGTCCTCGAGGGGAAGGTCCTGCGGGTCGACGACGAATTCGTCCTCGTCGACGTCGGCTACAAGAGCGAGGGCTACATCCCGCGCAACGAGTGGGACGACTCCGAGCCCCCGCCGCAGATCGGCGACTCGGTCAAGGTGCTCCTCGAGGAGTTCGAGGACGGCGCCCTCGAGGAACAGCGTGGGTTGATCACCCTCTCGAAGCGGAAGGCACGCCGCATCGAGGATTGGCTGCGGGTGATGGAGAGCGTCAAGGAGAACGACGTCGTCACCGGCTTCGTGACCCGGAAGATCAAGGGCGGCCTGCTCGTCGACATCTCCGGGGTCAACGTCTTCCTCCCCGCCAGCCAGGTCGACATCCGTCGTCCCGCCGACATCGGCGATTATTGCGGGCGCTGCATCCAGTGCCTGGTGCTCAAGATCGACGAGTCGCGGCGCAACATCGTCGTCTCGCGCCGGGCGCTGATCGAGCAGGAGCGTGCCGAGCGCAAGAAGCAGCTCATGGAGACGCTCGAGGTCGGCCAGGTTCGCCGCGGCATCGTCAAGAACATCGCCGACTTCGGCGCGTTCGTCGATCTCGGCGGCATCGACG is a window of Planctomycetota bacterium DNA encoding:
- a CDS encoding CbtA family protein; translation: MRIQEFLEHHGIGGNPFAEEDAQNDTVFKRTCLESTFHPAWDKVYGDPDDPSTAIVFGEKGSGKTALKLQMVRQFERHAADHPDRKTFVVVYDDFNPFLDRFIGRVGPRRPVEKVLAHWKLWDHIDAILTLATTQLVSQLLDGGRGKPRLGPARARDLALLAACYDQSTGETFPSRWARLRRLVGYRTWRATWPWWLGIIVLTVFLGALAVSLTRGAGWGGIVPSGAPWWVPVAVVLIAWGPWVWQRARAWWTARTVVGSMRTGNRTVGQLTQALARMPTVDLAGQPLPRHARSDDRYELLAKFQGILTSLGYGGMVVIVDRVDEPHAINGQADRMRQLVWPLLDNKFLKSPGLGFKLLLPDELYRFIEREDEQFNQRARLDKQNLVPNLEWTGETLYDIASQRVKAASTGSPPATLAQLFDPAVDQRRLIDGLRTLRVPRHLFKFLHRLCVAHCHSHTSEQPVWTIPLERFEKELAVFRRDQEAFDRGLAPR
- a CDS encoding FAD:protein FMN transferase encodes the protein MDADLHTLAVGRDAMACRFEAVFNAGEPDDATQRGIDALEVVEALEARLTIHRPGGELSRLNAAAAGGWQPVADDLFALLERADELWRLTDGAFDMATGALSRCWGFLRRSGRTPAAEELAAALAVSGWGRVELDRAGRRIRFTTPGVELNPGAIGKGYALDRAAVALAGVPSFLLHGGSSSVVARGVQGPALPGRRGWRVGVRHPLRPQTRLATLTLVDRALGTSGSGTQFFIDRGRRLGHILDPRSGSPAEGVLSATVLAPSAADADALATAAYVLGPAGLDRIAPPGGAVAALVAVPARTAGGVRVVTANLPDKAVEWSTEPGLEIIRAS
- a CDS encoding DedA family protein gives rise to the protein MIEWVERGSYLGIVLFLTLTGIGLPVPEEVPIVAAGVASRAGAIHWYYALPACLIGALLGDSLMYAIGRFFGARILKEHPWWSGFLTPQRERTIEDLIQRHGIKAFFVARFLVGLRSPFYLTAGILRVKYRWFLFADLICATVVIGGFFGLSYFFGDRIFGLIRSAEAGLTLVVVSCAVLAVSAFFWFRKRRMLLLDQDPERLFENRELIFGPAADRITDGIGFDPGRTHAADDGGTGDDAAATLDGARGDVANGRADHRGGQSLPRLPLE
- a CDS encoding sigma-54-dependent Fis family transcriptional regulator, which gives rise to MASSRTSPRGPGRVLVVDDDRRAASALAEWLCRTGWHARAAGSRGEAERLVGRWSCDVCVIDGGLPDAPALLAALARALPAAATLVIRTATGPDATESGADAVVGPLPADADLEAGISAAREAARLRGKTHAAPTATPLGRDPVFRQAFETALRIAATDATVLVTGESGTGKSLLARAIHAASRRAARPLVEVSCGSLADGLLDSELFGHVAGAFTGAVADRPGRFVEADGGTIFLDEIATASPALQVRLLRVLQERRLEPVGSGRTRTVDTRVILATHEDLEALVAAGRFRADLFWRVNVVSIDLPPLRARPDDVAVLADHFRTAAAARAGRESLGFTAAALAALARYPWPGNVRELEHAVQRAVFLGRSPLIDVADLPPAIAAAGGGQRPGALREALFDPERRLILEALERHGWRRDAAARHLGINRTALYKKLKRLGMDPRSLPPPGSPAAAGSGSRPAASSAARSAASRSR
- the uppP gene encoding undecaprenyl-diphosphatase UppP; translated protein: MSSLTILDAVILGIVQGLTEFLPISSTAHLRIVPALLGRGDPGGAFSAVIQLGTLAAVVAVMWRDLRRLAGGCLTALASGRPLANPESRTALAIVVGTVPIVVCGLLFKDLIKGPLRSLESIIAALVGATVVMAAAEIVARRRAGHGQHGRHGLDAVTFRDTLAMGCAQALALLPGTSRSGITIATGMFAGLDRATAARFSFLLSLPAITAAAVLEAVEERAAILGSPDARAAMIWGTATAALVGFLSIRWLLRLLATRTLWPFVAYRLLLAALLAALLAAGRLPEPAAAGLPGGGSERGSIPNRLSFL
- a CDS encoding sugar phosphate isomerase/epimerase; amino-acid sequence: MADHGGRREPGPESEGGGGGLDLPSPDGGEHNAPSAAPQPVGHGSRHRRRLPPDRHQAPHRVPESTDAASCGGGPFNRLPGVVRRMFRNLSTVGLPLSGRPSELIELALSFGFDGMDIDIVDFQRQAEIFGVEHARRLMVSARLKSGVFQIPVTLDTHDERFDAQVKELGKRMELARATELSRAVVPVAPGSDKHSFKDFFELHRSRLNTLGDLAASHGIQVGLVLVPETELRAGQSLQFIHTYEGLIGLVAASHPAIGVVVDGWALAVTGEPLSIIGQIPAGKIVEVRLSDAPRETPGAELHPGQRLMPGETGVVDSAAILAAARDAGFDGPVTPWADRQTLVGRGREKIVRLSGDRLDAAWRAAGLPITPRWFAPVVREPGRIGDEGGPAPVPGSGAVPSRGPAT
- a CDS encoding transglutaminase family protein, giving the protein MRLRLTMLVGSGEGGGCGKAGKRADLPPGKTPKKRESLSISAEAAANNRSLCPVSGVCPTERGARHPGLTHVSGRYLGWAATCGRRSPRRPARRSAPPPTARGGRALREKTMAERRPLPGSATRLPRRASMILGTLAGCGALARPARAQFADAAPRPGGPSLGDVRRQRYKVGMMVTAVGGAVRGLYATMPVPDSWPEQRVEVAGEDLSPDVRTLRYRSLPGGVKQLVVEIPDLPAGERARALVTFELDRAALVAPEDISALRIPEKPSRELRPYLAPSPYIESRHPRIVKLAKATAADREGWGLVEALYDTVREKVEYRNGPLKGAARALADGWGDCEELTCLFIAMARAMAVPARTVWVEGHCYPEFHLVDGSGEGWWFPCQAAGSRAFGGMPDQLPILQKGDAFRDPDRPAQTLRYVSEFARGATSDGAGSPKIQWIREGA